From the Vigna unguiculata cultivar IT97K-499-35 unplaced genomic scaffold, ASM411807v1 contig_422, whole genome shotgun sequence genome, the window acaaaaataaaaataaaataaaataaaataaaataaaatcaaaagaataaaataaaaataagaactaaaatgataaaaattctaaccgtgttccccggcaacggtgccaaatttgataacgctgtcgttgacgcgatcaaattaatactactaaactatagcaacttcagtattgctaagatagtagtcaagaaaatagaaagggtaaagtaaccctaagtcgtctcccaacgaacacggaattgatttttaacaaattagttcttataaaactatacaaatgagttagtcaaataaaataaaaaatataggggattaatataaacaaagatagaaataaagtttaaaagataaaaagaaataaaaacaatagtaaagaaaatagattgattccattgctttttcaaaatagattcatcatcggttatctaaagattattgctcagttaattattgttgtagatttacaaattaatcaatgtaaagtctcaatgaatttgttggcgttctcacttttaaccaaagtatagtctcaattaaaagtgagaacttttagattatccacagtaaattcaaccaaagtacagtctcaatcaaattttactatgcctaatcatgtctattcttttatctcctcaccaaataaaaagcttaattaatcaaagtaaagtctcaattaattttcgttagagtaaatacctttaatcaaagtaaagtctcaattattggtaaaaactcatttaatcatatgaaagtttctaaataaaatcaaagtaaagtctcaattaaatttaaaaacccttgactcgtatgatcaatatgcatatagatttaaaatcattactttttatgtgattcaaagataaaagacatagataaattaaaacctcaacaataataaaaagaacaaagaaattaattcattctaacctcaaaatccataatgaaattacaatggaatcaacccaagaagtttagcaatccatgaaatacaaaagaagaatagagagaagaaaagagagagaaagaaattaggcccccctaagggttcctaaattccgacgtgccgagcttgttttctgcttctcccttggtctctttatataggaattggactggacttttctgttgctaaaatctctcaaatatcttttaaaataaagataaatataaatatttaaaaatatttagagagatatacactatttgacaaatatagttggttgataatatcaatatctaatataattaaattaattaattacttaaagatatatgataaattatcaccaattaatatttgaattaattttccaaatcaaccctttgcaatctcctcaaattatcttctaaataatccaatatcttcaagatatatttgtttgttgtggatctaaaaagattccagaagatcttgtcatatttaaaaagatttggtagttaatatcttttaatattttgatataattaaataagataattatttaaaaatatcaaataaaatatctaaagatatatttttcccaaattatcttctatcataaagataaagaaaatcgcaaggtccaatttttttgttcctctcttcttggtttagccaaacttcttcactttttcaagtttttcttgccgtcttcatgcaatgcttggcttgaatttttgtgcttttgataatttcttattcttggatttatctttaaggtgtcatgaagctttaatcaatatatttccacacctctaaatgagcttaaaacttaacttcagctgcatcaacaaactttaaaatatccaaaaataatttatgcagctaaaaatcactttttaagacatttttatcacacaagctcaaacaacctaattatcagaattatcaattaaatcactctttaggcacacaaattcaattaaatacccagaattaaacattaaatgagggcaaaaatacgtactcatcaggGAGTTAATTCATCAGGGATCTTTCCTTCCTTCATTATCATGTAGGCTTTTAGTGCACGCAAGGTGGTTTGAATTTGGGATTCTAAATTAATGTACTTCTATTGCCACTGATCAGAAGATGTTGATGATGTGGCAGCACTAGATGAAGCAATGCTTATATCCGAAAGTCAAAATCTTGTATTTCTAAATGAGTTAGTAGGAGCTGCTCCTAACACTCTACCAACAACATCATTAGGGGAAACCTCTGATTCATCATTAGTGCTTTGAGTCAAACCCACTTCAATTTGTTCTTATAGGCATACAACAATATGTAGTGAAAACTCTAAACATTGGAGGAAAATGCACGAAGATATCATATTATGGTACAACTAACAGATATAGCCTTTGTCGCATCATTCACAAATGATCCATCCTTTCTTTTATAAGTATCAATGTATAACTTTCCCCGACTAGGCAGCTGTCCAATttccaaaaactaaataaaaagagaagttaagttaaatagtaaaaattaaaaaatagtaaagtgTCATGTTAACTAATATCATTACCATCTCATGTCTTCTTCTTGACATAGGTTTAGAACCACCGGTATGAGGAATTACTTGCTTTTAcgattttctctattttttttacaaatctcctatgaacaaaaaaattgtaagttcgcacaacaataaaaaaatatctacacAAACAATTCACACCATTCAAAATAATGTAACTTGTACCAATGTTTCCGGTTTTAGACGATAAGTAACAAAATGAGCCCATTGAGTTCTGTCTATACCATTTGGCACATTACTTATGATTTCCTTTTTGCTTTTCGTTGGATCATAGAACTCATTGCATAAGTTCTGCCTATGTGCAACCCACTTCCTACCAAGAGTTAGTTTGCAATACCGTTGTGCACTAGCTTCACCAATCTTAAAACAAAATCGAGgcttttgaaaaaagaagacaTAGTTAGTGAGTAAAGATTTGAGTAAATGTAACATTTACAAAAGATATAAGGTCATACATGCATAAAGATATACCTGTAATATTTCCTTAAAGCATTCCAAGAAGTAAGTGTCAGGCATGCCTATTTTCCCAGACcatctttcaaaattaattggAAACAAATTACAATCAATTGCCAATGTACCACAATATCCTGCAAGCACGCCTTGTCCTTCACCAATTTCCATGCCTAACTCATCAAAGTCCACAATGATACGTTCCCCACGAGTTAAGTTATTTACTTCTCTGACCTTCACCTTAATTTTCTTGATAACTCCTTCTAAGTCTTTAACCATAAAACAACTTACTTAACCataagtaaaatttttaaaattatggtcatgtaaaaataaatatgacataTACTTATTGCATGAACAGTCCAATATGATGAAGATTCACGTTGAACATGTTTTGTAGATGTTTCAGGTTGCTATGAGTTCTCAGTGGGCAATGAGGAATCTACTGGTGGTGTTGTGCTCATTGAAGTGTGTGATGAGGTTTCATTTGTTGGTGCAGGATTTGTTGATGGTAAATAATTAGTTGGAGGCTGAAGTGATGATTTCTGTGGATTTCGAAAACGCTTCACCTTTGGCATGGCTACATATATTTATGAGAAACCAAAAGTGAATGACAACAATGAAAACTAGATATAAAGAATGCATGGGGATTATCATACAAAACAATGACCATAATTCTTTAATATGTATGGTAGTTCTAAATCAAGTAAATTAGATAGTATTTAGGAAAATCAAATCCAAGGGTGAGACTTACCTGCAGGTTGATCACTTTCAATATGGGGGAGTACAACAGGAAAACCAAGAAAATCCAAGGGTGAGTACCCTCAGACTTATTTACATGCAATGAATTTGTCATTACAAAAGTACACATATAATAGAACCAACTTGTTGCTCATAGTGCAAATACATTAACATAATAACATAGATGGaaatagaaaaaacaagaaaatccAAAATTCTATTATTCATGTCCAactacaaaattttgttatggTAAATTTGATTTAAACACATCTCTAATTGTTTGATCTGTATCTCTATTACATTGTTGTTCAACCAAAATTGGAGATTTATTACTTAATAGGTCATATAATAGGTCCACTAAGTAAGGATGAAATATTAGTATTGGAAATTGGAGTTGCcacttgaaaaaaaatcataaaactttTGTCTTGTCTTAGGAAATTTTTCTCAATTCTGATTTTTGAACTAGGTGATtccaattaaaaatgaatacatattggttttgtttatatttgaattcCAATGAACTCTAAGTGTTTGTTTATTTGTCACTCCATCTCAACCAAAATTGGTTTTTCTGCCATAAACTATTCAAAAGTTATGTTATTAGCCAGTCAAACCATTAAAACAACCAGAGTGGAATGCTGATTTCAACAAAGACATTTgttagagaaaaataaaacaacccCATGTTTTTGTTAAGTGTTTTATCCAACAAAAGCATCAAACATGAAGAAGTTCATGCAAAGGAAGGTGTACATACGAGTATATGCTAAAGTTGCTCAGTACTCCATAGTTAGGAATTTCACcagaaaagaaattgatagtCAAGTTCCTAAGACAGGGAGGAAAAAATGAATCATAAAGTTATTAATATCATTATGCCAAAGAGGTTTAGGCTACACTAacttacaaaattttcaactgTGAGAGACGGCCAATAAAGCAAGGTATGGCACCTTTCAATAAGTTACTGGATAAATCcttgtatttaaattatgtagtAAATTCCAGATAAATTAAATGCAACTGAGAATAAAGTGTAGAAGCAAGTTCAAAGAATcataaagaaatagaaagaaaagcAAGGAACAAGGAATtacaatatattcaaatatgaaataGTTCCAATGTTTGACGGTATGCCTCATTGGAAAAAGTTACCCCTCAAGTACCTTTGAAGACAATCAGATGAGACACATCATCATGGACATAACATAAAAGCACTGCAATTTAtaggaaattaataaatatttctttaggAGTGAACCATTTCACTTACAGTGCTCTTAAATCAGAACAATTGGTAAGTTCATTAGGAATGGTTCCATGCAAGTTGTTATGATGAAGTGCCTTGATTCATTGCAAGCCATCATATGGAATGAGAATGATAAAAGTCTCATGTGTAAGTTTAGCAATGAAGAGAGAAACTTGTTTTCTACTTACAGTCTTTGTAGTCCACTGAGTTTACCAATGAGATAAAATTATGCCAAGTTGCAAGTATGGCagatttttgaaaaacaaaacacaaagtGTCATACTCAACTGAGAAAGTGgggaaaaaagaaacataatgaaGTGCATGTGATGTTTGCATACATTATGCGAACTCTCTGTTGATCGCCAGGGTGGCAATAGATACCAGTCCATTTACAATGAGCATTTATAGCAGAGAAAAAGGAAGCTAAAAAAGTACCCAAAATGCATTTATTCTCCCcccacaaaaaggaaaaaaaactaaacaaaaagtaTAGAAGAAAATTTGtagcagagaaaaaaaataagagactCATAGTTCTAACCATCCAGGGTTAGAGCAAGAGAAGAAGgacagaaaacaaaagaaaccaCTTGTGGAGCCTTCAATACATGCTCTCTGTTGTAGACTTCAGTCGATTCTGACAAGATGAGGTTTATAAACTCTACAAGGACAAATTAGTGAACATCTTAATTATTGAGAAAAGTCAACAAAGAATATGAAGCAGAAAATTCTAGAGAAAATTCTATAATGACATATTATCTAACTGTATATAATGAGGATTTGTTATGCTTTTCTAGAAGCTAATGAAGTGCACGAAACTGTATATAAGTTATAACCTGTGAAGAGAaccagagaagaaagagaactagagaagaaagagaaccAGAGAATAAAGAGTACACTTTTTATTATAggttctttatatatatgtccTTCCTAACTTGAAATTGACAAAAGGAAGCAACATATAATCACCttaagaaaataacattaaGAAATTAAACATGAGTCGAGTATACATGCATTGAAAATAACTTTGactataaaaaatcattacctttaagaaaaaatttattactaattattttttcaactcATACATTTGAGTCAAGGATATCACCATCTAAATAGTTTGTAGCCAATTGCACATATTCATTGTCATTACTATAATATTTCTCTAGCTCTTGATCTTGGTATGGCTCATTTTCATATACCTCTTTTACTATTTCTCCCATTTCATACAAATCTCTTGGCTTTAAATGCACAACAACAGTCCATCCTTTATTGACCACATCATCTACATAATATACCATTTGTGCTTGAGATGCCAAAATATAAGGTTCATGTTCTTCACGATCTCTAATATGAATTAGTCTATCAAAGttaacacaattaaaattcCATTGATCCTTTTTATATCCTCTTTCTCGTGTAGTATTTGCCGACTTACACTTGAAAAGAACAACATTGAATTGACCATAATAATTAAACTCAATGATATCCTCCAACTTTCCATAATAGGATAAGTCTACTTGCCTTAAGTTCCTGTCAACACTGCTTAATACACAAGTTGTATTAGATGTTAAAAACACACCACTATTTTGTGTTCTCAATCCCTCATCTCGAGTCAATGTTTGAAATTTAAAACCATTGATGTTGTACGCAATAAATCTGTTAGCATTTTCCAATGGACCTCGTGCTAGAAACTTTAAGTCATTAGACATTGTATTTGTTGTTTCTGGATTCATAATCTAAATAAAGAAGTTATGTTAGCCataattgaaagaaaacatAGTAAATAACAGAAAGTGTACTATGTGATAACCCACCCACCTTTGAAACCAATCAACTAACTCTTTAAACACTCTAGTTTCGATCTTAGTGGTTGAAGCTCGCCTTCCCCTTGAACTTCTTTTTATTAGTTGTCTAAATTGACTACATATATAATCAAACAATatgactaatataatttaattagtttaaatacAATCACACACTTAATGTAGATTACTCACTCAACAAATGGTGTGACTATTGCACAATTTAAAACCACATATCGATGGGCTTGTAGTTTTTGCATCTGAGTTAAAGTAAAATTCGAAGAACCTCCTACTGGCTTCCCACCTTGTGGAAAGATAGATAACAGAAAAGGCTCATCCTGTTTTATCACAAACACATCTTGGTCTATTGAACCTTGTCTCTATATCTTCAATGTATCTAGAACAAAAGGTAAGAGACTCTTCAGCTAAGTATCCCTCAGCTATAGACTCCATAATAATATGGAAAATCGTGACTTTTTAGCCcgaatattttttgttgcacCTCATCAACACATCTAGAAATGTTACTTGAGTAACCATCTGGTACTATAACATTTTTCAAAGTTTTGAGAAACAACTTTTTGGTATCACGAGTTAATGAAAACAAAGCAAGATGATATCTTCCATTATCATATGGCCAAAGATCCTCTCTTATGCCCATTTCCTTTAAATCTTTCCTAGCATTTACATTGTCTTTGGATTTAGGCTTTTCATTTAACAAAGTATATACCAAATTgtcaaatacttttttttttcaatatgcatGAAATCTAAATTATGGCGTAACAAATTAGACTCCCAATACGGAAGTTCAAAGAAAATGCTTCTTTTTTTCCATT encodes:
- the LOC114171931 gene encoding uncharacterized protein LOC114171931 — its product is MEIGEGQGVLAGYCGTLAIDCNLFPINFERWSGKIGMPDTYFLECFKEILQPRFCFKIGEASAQRYCKLTLGRKWVAHRQNLCNEFYDPTKSKKEIISNVPNGIDRTQWAHFVTYRLKPETLEICKKNRENRKSK